A window of the Leucothrix mucor DSM 2157 genome harbors these coding sequences:
- a CDS encoding CopG family ribbon-helix-helix protein, protein MTTIKLTDEVLSDVKFLADEQGRSPHWVMLEAIKKYVREAKQAIEDEKAWLQSGVDALKNAEENGYAYTAEEMNAEIDQLKETLRNQ, encoded by the coding sequence TTGACTACAATCAAATTAACAGACGAAGTTTTAAGTGATGTGAAATTTCTTGCTGATGAGCAAGGTCGCTCACCTCATTGGGTTATGTTAGAGGCGATAAAAAAATACGTTCGTGAAGCAAAGCAAGCTATTGAAGACGAAAAGGCATGGCTTCAATCTGGGGTTGATGCTTTAAAAAATGCTGAAGAAAATGGCTATGCTTACACGGCAGAAGAAATGAACGCAGAAATTGATCAGCTCAAAGAGACATTGCGGAACCAGTAA
- a CDS encoding TauD/TfdA family dioxygenase, with product MSAQIQNTPLQASPVLDAASLGEHCLSLSWSDGKRANFHFLWLRDNCPSTLHPDTQERVFNQLSVTSEIHPLSYDVTGDTLIINWSEGEHQSVFAGQWLREHAYSGDLRSNNRPTDRSWDKGFLDKIQSADYEAIISDDQALYDWMKQLDRDGLILVKNMPSTPQALDDVAHRIDYQRQTNFGMTFEVRSEPKPVNLAYTSLALPLHTDLTNQETPPGYQFLHCLVNEAEGGESVFADGLRVLEDLRKEAPEQFDMLANNAIPFRFHDDEHDIRHHHPVINLDHEGNIVELKYNAHLASIFDLPEAIMHEYYLAYRELMARLQSARYKIQLKLTEGTMAVFDNRRVLHGRTAFEASGKRHLRGCYVDRTEFQSRLRVLGRVYDGK from the coding sequence ATGTCTGCACAAATTCAGAATACGCCATTGCAAGCCTCACCGGTACTGGACGCGGCCAGTTTGGGTGAGCACTGTTTAAGCCTGAGCTGGAGTGATGGCAAGCGTGCTAACTTTCATTTTCTGTGGCTGCGGGATAACTGCCCAAGCACCTTGCACCCCGATACGCAGGAACGTGTGTTTAATCAGCTGAGTGTGACGTCGGAGATTCATCCGCTGAGTTATGACGTGACTGGTGACACACTAATCATTAACTGGTCGGAGGGCGAGCACCAAAGTGTGTTTGCGGGGCAGTGGCTGCGCGAACACGCGTACTCTGGTGACTTACGCTCGAATAATCGCCCGACTGATCGCAGCTGGGATAAAGGCTTTCTTGATAAAATCCAGAGCGCTGATTATGAAGCGATTATCTCGGATGATCAGGCTTTGTATGACTGGATGAAGCAGCTGGATCGCGATGGATTGATTTTGGTGAAGAACATGCCATCCACCCCGCAAGCATTGGATGATGTGGCGCATCGCATTGATTATCAGCGCCAGACTAACTTTGGGATGACCTTTGAAGTGCGCTCCGAGCCTAAGCCGGTTAATCTGGCTTACACCTCGCTGGCCTTGCCATTACATACTGATCTGACTAATCAAGAAACGCCACCGGGCTATCAGTTTTTGCATTGTTTGGTGAATGAGGCAGAGGGTGGCGAATCGGTGTTTGCAGATGGCTTGCGCGTGCTGGAAGACTTACGCAAAGAAGCGCCTGAGCAGTTTGATATGCTGGCAAATAATGCCATTCCGTTTCGTTTTCATGATGATGAGCATGACATTCGCCACCATCATCCGGTGATTAATTTAGACCATGAAGGTAATATTGTTGAGCTGAAATACAATGCGCATCTGGCGAGTATTTTTGATCTGCCGGAAGCGATTATGCATGAGTATTATTTGGCGTATCGCGAGCTGATGGCGCGGTTACAGTCAGCGCGTTATAAGATTCAGTTGAAGCTTACTGAAGGCACCATGGCGGTGTTTGATAATCGTCGGGTATTGCATGGGCGGACGGCGTTTGAAGCCAGTGGTAAGCGCCATTTACGCGGTTGTTATGTTGATCGGACGGAGTTTCAGAGTCGGTTGCGGGTGCTTGGGCGGGTTTATGATGGCAAGTAA
- a CDS encoding LysR substrate-binding domain-containing protein — translation MQNHQQPLPPLNWLKTFATAARLLNFTAAAKELNMTQSAVSQQIRLLEENLGQPLFIRDHKKLSLSNSGMAYLPSVQEALQLVQRATHDIFSPLKYGVLNLQVNIAFLMLWLAPRLPEFTKLYPGVTLRLSSTNWNTESIGLSADLTIGHGKGHWPNMHSDCLITPKLRPFCSPRLASQLHSIDDLQQLPLIDILGNHQQWEDWFKVTNLNAAPRIPVSHQVDTAAAAVALAVNDGGVLLSYDELLADNLARGQLVAPFDVYVDTVDSYFLIYNKERPLSKAAELFKDWLKTIKPKQNQ, via the coding sequence ATGCAAAATCATCAACAGCCACTCCCGCCATTAAATTGGCTAAAAACCTTTGCCACCGCGGCGCGATTACTCAACTTTACGGCAGCCGCCAAAGAGTTGAATATGACGCAATCGGCGGTAAGCCAGCAGATTCGCTTGTTAGAAGAAAACCTCGGGCAGCCGCTATTTATTCGCGATCATAAAAAGCTGTCACTATCCAATAGTGGTATGGCGTATTTGCCTTCAGTGCAGGAAGCGCTGCAATTAGTCCAACGCGCCACCCACGATATTTTTTCACCCCTGAAATATGGCGTGCTCAACTTACAGGTGAATATCGCCTTCTTAATGTTATGGCTTGCGCCGAGGCTTCCCGAATTCACCAAACTATATCCGGGCGTCACCCTGCGCCTGAGCAGTACCAACTGGAATACGGAGTCCATTGGCTTATCCGCCGACCTCACCATCGGGCATGGCAAAGGCCACTGGCCCAATATGCACAGCGATTGCCTGATCACGCCCAAGCTACGCCCATTTTGCTCGCCACGCTTAGCCAGCCAGCTCCACAGCATTGACGACCTACAGCAATTGCCACTGATTGATATTCTGGGTAATCACCAACAGTGGGAGGACTGGTTTAAAGTCACCAACCTCAACGCTGCGCCGCGCATTCCTGTGAGCCATCAAGTCGATACCGCAGCAGCAGCCGTTGCATTAGCGGTGAATGATGGTGGCGTACTACTAAGTTATGACGAGCTATTAGCCGATAATTTAGCGCGGGGGCAATTGGTCGCGCCATTCGATGTTTACGTCGATACCGTGGATAGTTATTTTCTGATTTACAATAAAGAGCGCCCGCTAAGCAAAGCCGCTGAGTTATTTAAAGACTGGCTAAAAACCATTAAACCAAAACAAAATCAGTGA
- a CDS encoding DUF481 domain-containing protein: MNMKTKLATAVSFALLSASGAALAEVTLYDYTEATSAYEDAYINGQFSATDGNQDQSAYNAELSLDYDRVFSSPNRNVGVSFYADGSVSRDSTAGAGSESTYLVNGSVTADNYFRPGSKGAFWYGSGALGLKKDADDPYAKVGLGLGYGRVVNVTPMAKAIRLVEALREQGALTATPSVAVYQQVANIVSRENEYKSKFGYGSYDQHWIADMEKALGGNLGAGGVIKANDVLQNEFISSRKYGWLVRAGVGAVVSNYDGTDGGDPSLDFGAEYHRPLNNRTQFSNVASLSTIYGDDDAAYQVNNAMTLTHELTDKVDWENAWLLDYSKSGDDAVDDVTTNTLASTFRYYLDNQLDLTLTAKASKVDDGIANNGNQDVDTSLNMGVSYRLR; encoded by the coding sequence ATGAACATGAAAACAAAATTAGCAACAGCAGTATCGTTCGCATTGTTGTCAGCCAGCGGCGCAGCATTAGCTGAAGTCACCTTGTATGACTACACAGAAGCAACTAGTGCTTATGAAGATGCATACATCAATGGCCAGTTTAGTGCCACTGATGGTAACCAAGATCAATCAGCTTACAACGCTGAGTTGTCTTTAGATTACGATCGCGTATTCAGCAGCCCTAACCGTAACGTTGGCGTGTCTTTCTACGCAGACGGTTCAGTTAGCCGTGACTCTACGGCAGGTGCTGGTTCAGAAAGCACTTACTTGGTCAACGGCTCTGTGACTGCAGATAACTATTTCCGTCCGGGCTCAAAAGGCGCGTTCTGGTACGGCTCTGGCGCACTAGGCCTGAAGAAAGACGCTGATGACCCATATGCAAAAGTTGGTTTGGGTTTAGGTTACGGCCGTGTGGTTAACGTAACGCCAATGGCTAAAGCGATTCGCTTGGTTGAAGCATTACGTGAGCAAGGTGCTCTGACTGCGACGCCTTCAGTAGCGGTTTACCAGCAAGTGGCGAACATTGTGTCTCGTGAGAACGAGTACAAAAGCAAGTTCGGTTACGGCAGCTATGACCAGCACTGGATTGCTGACATGGAAAAAGCACTGGGCGGCAACTTAGGCGCTGGTGGCGTAATCAAAGCTAACGACGTACTGCAAAACGAATTCATCTCTAGCCGTAAATACGGTTGGTTAGTTCGTGCAGGTGTTGGTGCGGTAGTCAGCAACTACGACGGTACGGATGGCGGCGACCCTTCTTTGGATTTTGGTGCTGAATACCACCGTCCTTTGAACAACCGCACACAGTTCTCTAACGTCGCTAGCCTGTCTACCATTTACGGCGACGACGATGCAGCGTACCAAGTGAACAATGCAATGACATTGACTCACGAGCTGACTGACAAAGTTGACTGGGAAAATGCTTGGTTGTTGGATTACAGCAAGTCTGGCGACGACGCAGTTGATGATGTAACGACTAACACATTGGCTTCTACGTTCCGTTACTACCTGGACAACCAGTTAGACCTGACTCTGACCGCTAAAGCATCAAAAGTTGACGATGGCATTGCCAACAACGGCAACCAAGATGTTGACACCTCTTTAAACATGGGTGTGAGTTACCGCTTACGTTAA
- a CDS encoding RNA polymerase sigma factor: MKTTLSTLDDDTLVRQCQTELPYNSTSYEELVKRYQKPVFYMCRRYLSVESDAEDATQEVFMKVFHTLPAFEHRSTFKTWLFSIAINHCKTLLGKNQRFDQFHEFANDDDTQTDYEDEAADTAKLSEAEDERNCVQNVISKMREDERDVILLRFTSELSIEEISNVLGKQLSATKMAFYRTLEKFKALHEKYCT; encoded by the coding sequence ATGAAAACTACACTCTCCACTCTGGACGACGACACATTAGTGCGCCAATGTCAGACAGAGCTTCCGTACAACTCAACAAGCTATGAAGAGCTGGTCAAGCGTTATCAAAAGCCTGTTTTCTACATGTGCCGACGCTATTTGTCGGTTGAAAGTGATGCGGAAGATGCCACGCAGGAAGTGTTTATGAAGGTGTTTCACACGCTACCCGCCTTTGAGCACCGCTCTACGTTTAAAACCTGGCTGTTTAGCATTGCCATTAATCACTGCAAAACCTTGCTGGGCAAAAACCAGCGCTTTGATCAGTTTCATGAATTTGCAAATGATGACGACACACAAACCGACTACGAGGATGAAGCCGCCGACACGGCTAAACTCTCCGAAGCCGAGGATGAACGTAATTGCGTGCAAAATGTGATTAGCAAAATGCGCGAAGATGAGCGCGATGTGATCTTGCTTCGCTTCACCAGTGAATTATCAATCGAAGAAATTTCCAATGTACTGGGTAAACAACTCAGTGCCACCAAAATGGCATTTTATCGCACGCTGGAAAAATTCAAAGCCCTGCATGAGAAGTACTGCACATGA
- a CDS encoding mechanosensitive ion channel family protein: protein MDFNTLVDFEKLQNTVVSNLTAQWSGVLSSLPNLIGAVLVLLLGIIVAMVLKKISQTVLRRVGLDRISSKAGVSDVMQDAGLVKRPSILAGKMVFWLVLFVFMVPAANMLGLTDLVNLFKSFIAFLPKIITALVIIIFGMMFSQFLRRTIMEKPATIGSNSAKTLGNLVYGIMVTVIVLVGLEQLDIETVLLHNIIMLVVAGIMLTLAVSLGLGSREVAHNLLAGIYAREQFKQGDIIQLNDVTGVVREVSTLSTIIVVDDNEEVSIPNSTLYNHVVKISS from the coding sequence ATGGATTTCAATACATTAGTTGATTTTGAAAAACTTCAGAACACCGTCGTCAGCAATCTGACTGCACAGTGGTCTGGTGTTCTTAGCTCATTACCCAACCTCATCGGTGCGGTGCTGGTTTTATTACTCGGCATTATCGTGGCGATGGTGCTGAAAAAAATCAGCCAAACCGTGCTGCGTCGGGTGGGACTAGACCGCATCAGCAGCAAAGCCGGTGTTTCTGATGTCATGCAGGATGCGGGCTTAGTCAAACGCCCTTCTATTCTTGCTGGCAAAATGGTGTTCTGGTTGGTGTTATTTGTATTTATGGTACCGGCAGCCAATATGCTGGGCCTTACCGATCTGGTGAATTTGTTTAAGAGCTTTATCGCCTTCTTACCCAAAATCATCACCGCCTTAGTGATCATTATTTTCGGCATGATGTTTTCGCAGTTTTTACGGCGAACCATTATGGAGAAGCCAGCCACCATCGGCTCCAACTCGGCTAAAACGCTGGGGAACCTAGTCTACGGTATTATGGTCACCGTGATTGTATTGGTGGGGCTGGAACAGCTAGATATTGAAACCGTCTTACTGCATAACATTATTATGCTGGTGGTTGCGGGAATCATGCTGACGTTGGCCGTCTCGTTAGGCCTTGGCTCTCGGGAAGTGGCGCACAATCTGCTGGCGGGAATCTATGCCCGTGAACAATTTAAGCAAGGTGATATTATTCAATTGAATGATGTAACGGGTGTGGTGCGTGAAGTTAGCACGCTGAGTACGATTATTGTCGTTGATGACAATGAAGAAGTCTCGATTCCAAACTCAACGCTTTACAACCACGTTGTTAAAATCTCTTCTTAA
- a CDS encoding rhodanese-like domain-containing protein has product MKNKKMLALVAFLAVMGSSAVYAESHAEMSEETATEVAVEAAEMVADVEADMAAEAATEATTDAADAEKSSVISDTSIAIYSQNAYIQSIMEKTTHIQATRLKEIMARGDEILLLDVRPRSEFESTPGIEGTAMNIPRNFLEVEAYEKLADKDAAIIIVSSKGIRGGLAANTLTAMGYTNVRNLLGGVEGWTK; this is encoded by the coding sequence ATGAAAAACAAAAAAATGCTGGCTCTTGTTGCTTTTCTGGCTGTGATGGGTTCTTCAGCGGTATACGCAGAAAGTCATGCAGAAATGAGTGAAGAGACAGCCACTGAAGTCGCTGTTGAAGCTGCCGAGATGGTTGCGGATGTAGAAGCTGATATGGCTGCTGAAGCGGCAACAGAAGCAACGACTGATGCGGCTGATGCTGAGAAATCAAGTGTAATCAGTGATACATCGATCGCAATTTACTCTCAGAATGCGTACATCCAGTCCATTATGGAAAAGACAACGCACATTCAAGCGACTCGTTTGAAAGAGATTATGGCGCGTGGCGATGAAATCCTGTTGTTGGACGTGCGTCCTCGCAGTGAGTTTGAATCGACACCGGGTATTGAAGGTACGGCGATGAACATTCCTCGTAACTTCTTGGAAGTTGAAGCGTATGAGAAGCTGGCTGATAAAGATGCAGCAATCATTATCGTGAGTTCAAAAGGTATTCGTGGTGGCTTGGCGGCTAATACACTAACAGCGATGGGCTATACCAATGTCCGTAACTTGTTAGGTGGTGTGGAAGGCTGGACCAAGTAA
- a CDS encoding hemolysin family protein, whose protein sequence is MEHPAYSVIAIVVLLVINAFFVAAEFALVKAKSFRINLLADQGNKTAVLTQKIMADLESYLAACQLGITMASLGLGWVGEPVVAALLEPIFKSFGIPEEILHPLAFTLGFLLFSSLHIVVGEQVPKTFAIRKAEPVSMWCAYPLRWFYLLAYPMNWLLNKTSGSILALFNVEEATHADVLSDEEIRGIIDTSEKHGDMTPHKADMLHNMFDFDTHSVQQIMVPRNEMDVLDLQAPWEDNLEMIRTTQHSRFPVFDGNPDTPIGILLVKDLYNAMLGNATPEAPLEAIRSNLREPLMVPETQPVSDLFESMRRNRNHMALVMDEYGCFAGAVTMEDILEEIVGEISDELDIDETDSPVRWMGDHWEADGLISITDLERVTHVDFDDGIESNTISGLFMKQLSRMPRAGDEINEAGLRFLALDIENNRVGRVQVYPVSPAIIADIEARAEAAANADNTQTDTEDTTKGDTPNV, encoded by the coding sequence ATGGAACACCCAGCCTATAGCGTGATCGCTATCGTAGTCTTATTGGTAATCAATGCCTTCTTTGTGGCAGCCGAGTTTGCTCTGGTTAAAGCCAAGAGCTTTAGAATCAACCTGCTCGCGGATCAGGGCAATAAAACCGCGGTACTCACCCAGAAAATCATGGCCGACCTGGAGTCTTATCTGGCCGCTTGCCAGCTTGGAATCACCATGGCCTCATTGGGTTTAGGTTGGGTTGGAGAGCCAGTGGTTGCCGCCTTGCTGGAGCCAATCTTTAAGTCATTCGGCATTCCGGAAGAAATTCTGCACCCGCTGGCCTTTACGCTTGGCTTCCTGTTGTTCTCTTCCTTACACATTGTCGTCGGTGAGCAGGTTCCAAAGACCTTTGCGATTCGTAAAGCGGAGCCGGTTTCTATGTGGTGTGCCTACCCACTGCGCTGGTTCTATTTGCTGGCCTACCCAATGAACTGGTTGCTGAATAAAACCTCTGGTTCGATTCTGGCATTGTTTAATGTTGAAGAAGCCACTCACGCCGATGTGCTATCGGATGAGGAAATTCGCGGCATAATTGATACTTCAGAAAAGCATGGCGACATGACCCCGCATAAAGCAGACATGCTGCACAATATGTTTGATTTTGACACTCACAGCGTGCAGCAGATTATGGTGCCACGTAATGAGATGGACGTGCTCGATTTGCAAGCGCCATGGGAAGACAATCTGGAAATGATTCGCACCACGCAGCACTCTCGCTTTCCGGTATTTGATGGCAATCCGGATACCCCGATTGGCATTTTGCTGGTCAAAGATTTGTACAATGCGATGCTAGGCAATGCCACACCTGAAGCGCCACTGGAAGCCATTCGCTCTAATTTGCGTGAGCCATTAATGGTTCCGGAAACCCAACCCGTGAGTGACTTATTTGAATCGATGCGCCGCAACCGCAACCACATGGCCTTGGTAATGGATGAGTACGGTTGCTTTGCCGGTGCGGTGACCATGGAAGATATTCTGGAAGAAATTGTTGGTGAAATCTCTGATGAGCTGGATATTGATGAAACCGATTCCCCTGTGCGCTGGATGGGCGATCACTGGGAAGCTGATGGCCTGATCTCCATCACTGATTTAGAGCGCGTCACGCATGTTGATTTTGATGATGGCATCGAATCCAATACCATTAGCGGCCTGTTTATGAAACAGCTAAGCCGTATGCCACGCGCAGGCGATGAAATTAATGAAGCGGGCCTGCGCTTTTTAGCGCTGGATATTGAAAATAATCGCGTAGGACGCGTGCAGGTTTATCCAGTAAGCCCAGCCATTATTGCGGATATCGAAGCGCGCGCCGAAGCCGCTGCCAATGCGGACAACACCCAAACTGATACTGAAGACACTACTAAAGGAGATACACCAAATGTCTGA
- the mgtE gene encoding magnesium transporter: MSEIFELKANTPELINAVIEALEDYNKEVLNEIFSDLEAGEIAHLLESLPDSLRSQLWGFIPEDRNGDVLFELGDVARSSLANNLEHEQIIEAVSNLDNNDLADVVDTLPDEIGEAIRQSLDDDGLQSLENTLSFPEDSAGRLMETEAIAIRSDITLETVLRFLRIRESIPDHTDGLMVIDRQRVFQGELPISDLLTGNPNALVQDMMDKEALYVTPTTTQRELAIMFRDLDLVSIAVVDNEGVLLGRVTLDDMMDIMHEEADHQILGAVGLDEDEDLFSPILPSAKRRLFWLGINLATAFLAAWVIGLFEATLEKIVALAVLMPIVASMGGIAGGQTLTLMIRGLATGKISSGNAKWLAYKEIAISGISGVTWAIVVGLVSYFWFTDIRISLVLAASMVINLLIAALSGFGIPMIMKRLGIDPALAGGVVLTTATDVIGFVSFLGLATLFLL; the protein is encoded by the coding sequence ATGTCTGAAATCTTCGAGCTAAAAGCCAATACGCCGGAACTGATCAATGCAGTGATTGAAGCGCTCGAAGATTATAATAAGGAAGTGCTGAATGAGATATTCAGCGACCTTGAGGCGGGCGAAATTGCCCACCTTTTGGAATCCTTACCCGACAGTTTGCGTAGTCAGTTGTGGGGATTTATTCCGGAAGACCGTAACGGTGACGTACTATTTGAGCTGGGTGATGTGGCACGTTCATCGCTCGCTAATAATCTGGAACATGAGCAGATCATCGAAGCGGTTTCCAACCTCGATAACAATGACTTGGCCGACGTGGTGGACACCCTGCCAGACGAAATTGGTGAAGCGATTCGCCAATCATTGGATGACGATGGCCTGCAAAGCTTGGAAAACACGCTATCGTTTCCGGAAGATTCTGCTGGTCGTTTAATGGAAACCGAAGCGATTGCCATTCGTTCGGATATTACACTGGAAACTGTACTGCGATTTTTGCGTATTCGTGAATCCATTCCAGATCATACCGATGGCTTGATGGTGATTGACCGCCAGCGCGTGTTTCAGGGTGAACTACCCATCTCTGACCTGCTTACGGGTAATCCAAACGCCTTAGTTCAGGATATGATGGACAAGGAAGCGCTGTATGTAACGCCAACGACCACGCAGCGTGAACTGGCCATTATGTTCCGCGATTTGGACTTGGTATCGATTGCCGTGGTGGATAATGAAGGCGTGCTACTAGGTCGTGTCACACTGGATGACATGATGGATATCATGCACGAGGAAGCCGATCACCAGATTCTGGGTGCGGTTGGTTTGGATGAGGACGAGGATTTATTCTCACCGATTCTACCCAGTGCCAAGCGTCGTTTGTTCTGGCTCGGTATCAATTTGGCGACCGCCTTTTTAGCCGCTTGGGTCATTGGTTTATTTGAAGCGACGCTGGAAAAGATCGTGGCGCTGGCGGTACTAATGCCGATTGTAGCGAGCATGGGCGGTATCGCCGGTGGTCAAACACTCACCCTAATGATTCGAGGGCTGGCAACCGGCAAAATTAGCTCGGGTAATGCCAAGTGGCTAGCCTATAAGGAAATCGCCATCTCGGGGATTAGCGGAGTAACGTGGGCGATTGTGGTCGGACTGGTTTCTTACTTCTGGTTTACCGATATTCGCATCAGCTTGGTATTGGCCGCGTCGATGGTGATTAATTTGCTAATCGCCGCGTTATCCGGCTTTGGTATTCCAATGATTATGAAACGGCTTGGGATTGATCCGGCGCTGGCAGGTGGTGTGGTACTGACTACCGCAACCGATGTGATTGGCTTTGTGAGCTTCTTGGGGCTGGCGACGTTGTTTTTACTGTAG
- a CDS encoding SGNH/GDSL hydrolase family protein, with protein MYRIMCFGDSNTWGFIPVSAERYDRQTRWTQVMASALGNQYEVVEEGMNGRTTVWNDPVDGLMSGLNYLKPCLISQKPLDKVLVMLGTNDLKDRFGVTAPEIAKSAGRLVRMIQSSDAGPNGRAPKVVLMAPPPIVAGPDGFGLRQAGLVKSQGFAESFAAMADELGCEFLNTGDYIESSPLDGVHFSAESHRTLGAVMAKFLLESKV; from the coding sequence ATGTATCGAATTATGTGCTTTGGTGACTCCAATACTTGGGGCTTTATTCCGGTTAGTGCTGAGCGTTATGACCGTCAAACCCGATGGACTCAAGTCATGGCGAGTGCGCTAGGAAATCAGTATGAAGTGGTTGAAGAAGGCATGAACGGGCGGACCACGGTATGGAATGATCCGGTGGATGGCTTAATGAGTGGCTTGAACTATTTAAAGCCTTGCCTGATCTCTCAAAAGCCCTTGGATAAGGTGCTGGTGATGCTGGGAACCAATGATCTGAAAGATCGCTTTGGTGTGACTGCGCCGGAAATTGCAAAATCAGCTGGGCGTTTGGTGCGGATGATTCAAAGCAGTGATGCTGGCCCCAATGGTCGCGCGCCTAAAGTGGTATTAATGGCTCCGCCTCCTATCGTCGCAGGGCCAGATGGCTTTGGACTAAGACAGGCTGGTTTGGTGAAATCTCAAGGATTCGCCGAGAGCTTTGCGGCAATGGCTGATGAGCTTGGCTGTGAGTTTTTGAATACGGGTGACTATATCGAAAGTAGCCCGTTGGATGGCGTGCATTTTAGTGCGGAATCGCATCGTACATTGGGTGCGGTGATGGCTAAGTTTTTGCTGGAATCTAAGGTCTAA
- a CDS encoding CBS domain-containing protein: protein MISTLKRIAVKNLSNNCGLITPAPLTGHYNLNSSATNLMVDFSKQHAITVSTTMTISDALETMRTNNIRALMVLDIKGNFAGVVTAMDLMGRKPMAYANEAGVPLTEVQVKSIMSPKSKLKAIARADVDKASIGDMVTVLKSLNEQHILVVQGGDENMKICGLFSASDFKRALNIEINPTAVANTFSDLERVIFANKEVM from the coding sequence ATGATTAGCACACTAAAGAGAATCGCAGTTAAAAACCTATCTAATAACTGTGGTCTGATCACACCAGCGCCGTTAACCGGCCACTACAATCTCAACTCATCAGCAACTAATCTGATGGTGGATTTTAGTAAGCAACACGCTATTACTGTCTCCACGACTATGACGATTAGCGATGCGCTTGAAACCATGCGCACTAATAACATCCGCGCGTTGATGGTTCTCGACATTAAAGGCAATTTTGCCGGTGTCGTGACCGCAATGGATTTGATGGGCAGAAAGCCAATGGCCTACGCCAATGAAGCGGGCGTTCCGCTCACAGAAGTTCAAGTTAAAAGCATTATGTCGCCCAAGAGCAAGCTTAAAGCCATTGCCCGTGCCGATGTGGATAAAGCCAGCATTGGCGACATGGTGACGGTACTGAAGTCGCTGAATGAACAGCACATTTTAGTGGTGCAAGGTGGCGATGAAAACATGAAGATCTGCGGCCTGTTTTCAGCCTCTGACTTCAAGCGCGCTCTGAATATTGAGATCAACCCAACCGCGGTTGCCAATACCTTCTCTGATTTAGAGCGTGTAATTTTTGCCAATAAGGAAGTCATGTAA
- a CDS encoding LysE family translocator encodes MIELSLLAVFIPTFFFVSATPGMCMTLSMTMGMTIGVKRALWMMAGELVGVGLVAVLSVIGVAAIMLNYPQVFTVFKSIGGAYLAYIGIQMWRSRGKMAISDNFEAGTVASRQELAMQGFVTAVANPKGWAFFISLLPPFLNASMPMAPQLAVLIAVILTLEFTCLLMYASGGRTLRAFLEKSGNVRLLNRIAGSLMIGVGVWLALG; translated from the coding sequence ATGATTGAACTCTCCTTGTTAGCGGTCTTTATTCCGACGTTCTTCTTTGTTTCCGCCACCCCCGGTATGTGTATGACGCTGTCGATGACCATGGGTATGACCATTGGTGTAAAGCGCGCGCTGTGGATGATGGCTGGCGAGCTGGTTGGTGTCGGCTTGGTTGCCGTATTATCAGTAATTGGCGTAGCGGCGATTATGCTGAACTACCCGCAAGTGTTTACCGTGTTTAAATCCATCGGTGGCGCTTATCTGGCGTATATCGGGATTCAAATGTGGCGCTCACGCGGCAAAATGGCCATTAGCGACAACTTTGAAGCCGGCACTGTCGCCAGTCGTCAAGAATTAGCAATGCAGGGCTTTGTCACCGCGGTTGCCAACCCTAAAGGCTGGGCATTTTTTATCTCCTTACTGCCCCCATTTTTAAATGCCAGTATGCCAATGGCCCCTCAATTGGCAGTATTAATTGCCGTCATTCTCACCTTAGAATTCACCTGCCTGCTAATGTATGCCAGTGGTGGCCGCACCTTGCGCGCGTTTCTGGAAAAAAGTGGCAATGTACGCCTATTAAACCGCATTGCTGGTAGTCTGATGATTGGTGTCGGTGTTTGGTTGGCATTAGGTTAA